The genomic segment TTCGATGACGTGATACACCAGTTGAGCGACCCGATGGACGATCTGTAAACTCTTCAGGTTGCGGTTGCCGCCATGCGGGAAGAGAAGGATTCTGTTAAATTCGCCATTACGAAAGACAATTGAAATTGCGCTTATCATATGGTAACAAATCTCGCCAGTCATCTTACCCCCTTTTGAGATTCGTGAACGCCCTTCATAAACTCTTCGATTTCCTTATTAGAAGGCGGGGGAGTTCCTATACGCTCTCTCCGATACTTCTGCCAGTCTTCATCGTTTTTTTGCGCGTCTCGCCATTTTTCGTACTCAGTTTTGGGGTGCGACTGATTAGTATTGCTCGAATTGCTTGAGGATGAATTGCACTGTGACATAAGCCAAATAAACAGGATCACAACCAGAATAAGTCCACCACAACCGAGACAGCCCCCCGCCAGTTGATCAGATGTCTTTCTAGTCTCTTTTTGTGACTGCTCCTGATCCTTAAATCGTGCCTTCTCTTCCTCAAAATTTCTTCGTATTAATTCAGGTGATAACTTCATCCTTTTACCTAATATAATGTAATTAAGTAACGGTCAACGATAATCCTACCAGATTTGGAATTTACCGTATTCCAGGTCTTACTCAGCCACCTATGTGGGTCGAAGAAAAAAACGAACCCCTCCTCCACTTCCATCGTCTCATTGCAAGTATCCAACTCTTCTTCCCGAATCACTTCACTCCCTTCTACTCTTCCACGTTGATCCCTGCCCTTCGTAAAATCCGCTTTTGAAGCCCAACGCCAATATCCCCTTGATGTGCATTGGGAATATAGACCCGGTGTAGTCCTTTTTCCATATAGGGATGCTTACCGCTTGGAGTCGGACCGGTGTAGCCGAGCGCACGAAATCGGCGGATCAACTCTCGCAGACTAATAGGATTCAACATCTTCTGCGACGCCTATTAGATTTAAGTCCACGCTGTCTAACACCGGAATCTCAGCGCCACGCTTGATACCCAACAGCACCCAACCTTCTACCACCTCAGCGAGTTGGTCGCGGCATTCCTCCCATGTTGGCGCGTTGGCCCAAACTCCAGGCAACTCAGGAACCTCAGCGTAGACTGAATCGTCATCATCCAACAATTCATATCTCGCTCGCCTAAGCGCCGCTTTGATGTAGTCGTTCAGCAAGTGAATTTCTCCTCTTTATTTGATAATCTAATGTTTCTCGCTTCCCAATGTCCTTTTTCCCTCTCTACCATCACGAATTTTCTTCCTGAATTAACTGCCTCCCCCACTCCCATCGTCCCTGCATAAGGATCCATGACTACATCTCCTTCATTCGACGATGCTTCGATGAACTTCTTCAGAATCTCAACCGGCTTGACCGTGCCGTGATTGAAGTAGTGATTCGGCACCTTACGGGCGTCGAATATATTAGATAGGCGTTTCCCGTTGAGCGGCCTCCCCCTGTCCCCCTTCACCCCAAATATCACCAACTCGTGCTGCGGGGCGTAGTTGCCCTTCAAATCCCCCGACCCGTGGTTGTTCTTCACCCAGACCAGCATGTTCTTGTAGGTTAAATAATGCTGCGGCTCCTTCGTTCCATTTTCCATCTTCCATCTTCCCCTCTGCGCGTTCATCTCCATCACAATTCCCGGGAACGTCAGGTGATCGCACCAGCAGTAGAAGTGCGCGCCGGGCTTCAACACCCGCGACGACTGCTCGATGAAGAACGGCAGGTCGAAGTCCGCGACGTTGATCTTCTTCACCTTCTCGTGCGCCACCGGGCGGTTCGACTGGTAGTCCTTGTAGGGCGGATCGGTGATGATCAGGTCGATGCAGTTGTCCGGCAGCGCCTCATAGACCAGCCGGTTATCGCAGTTGAAGACCCACCCGCCGGGCAGTATCTCGTGAGGCGCGTCGATGCGCGCGAGCGCCGCTTCAAGGTCGGGAAGAATGCTCAAGAAAGTGTCTCCAGAAATGCCTCTACAGATAGTCCGGATTTCTTGATCAAGGCTCTCAAAGTCCCACGAGCAACCGTATTGTGATTTGGAATAGACAAGGTAACTGAACTACCTTCACGGGTCATAATGATGTGGCTGCCACGCTGACGAGCGACACGCCAACCAAGTCTTTGGAAACAACGCACGACCTCATTCGGCCTTAGGACGGGCACTTCAGGCATCAAACAGACACTTCAACATGTCTGACCGATACATCAAGTTGCAGGCCCATCTCTCTTCTTACCTCAAGGCATTCACGGATAGCATCGCGAATGTTCTCAATGGCCTCGCTCTCCGTCGCTCCCTGGCTAACACAACCCGGGATGGCGGGACATTCCACAATGAAGACACCATCTTCATCCTGATAAATATCTATGGCGTATTTCAATAGTTATTCCTTGCAATCGGCTGAAACTATATCCTGGAAACCAATCTCCTAAACAACTCCCCAATCTTCTCCGCCCCTTCTTCTGCCCGCTTGAGCAATACCGGTACTTCCAGCGGCGTAAGGCACTCCGGGAAGCACTCGTCCGATACCAGCGAAAGAGCCAGCACCTCTATTCCTCCATGCACTGCCGCGATCACCTCCGGCACGCTCGACATCCCGACCAGGTCGGCGCCAAGCGTCCTCAGCATCCGGTATTCGGCGCGGGTCTCGAACATAGGTCCGGTCACCGCCGCATAGACGCAGCGCGGCAGCCGCAATCCCATCTCCATCCCGATCTGCTCGGTAAGACTGATAAGGCTTATCGAATAAGGCTCGATCATATCCGGATAGCGCGGCCCGATTCGTTCATCATTCGGACCTATCAGAGGATTATCCCCCATCAGGTTGATATGATCTACGATCAACCCGATGTCGCCCGCCCGTAGATTCGGGTTCAGACCTCCGGCGATATTGGAAAGGAACAGCCTCCCGGCGCCGAGCATCCTCATCGTCTGCACTGGAAAGGCAATCTGCGCCATCGACCACCCTTCGTAGCGGTGCAATCGCCCGTCCATCGCCACGACCCGCCGGCCGGCAATATGGCCCCACAGCAACCGACCCTTGTGGAACGATAGCGTCGTGTTGGCGAAGCCGGGTATGTCGGCATAAGCCGCTTCAGCCTCGACTTCCATCCGAGCCGCCATCGCCCCCAGTCCCGAGCCGAAGATCAGCGCCGCATCCGGCACGCCGTCAAAGCCACTCGAGCGCAAGTAGTCCACCGCGCGCTCGAGGCGGGTGTAAAGATCGCCGATTGCAGTGTCGCTCATAGCAGCCAGTCGGTCATCAAACTTACGATTTGATCGTCCGGTGCAGGATCTGCGACTCGGCACGCTCGAGCGGGGAGGCCTTGATCGGTGTTGATACAGGGCTTTCCCCGTTGGCCTGATCGATCTTCTCATCCTCCTCCATCATCAGATCGATCAAGTCGAGTTCCGACCTGAGAAGCGCTCTTAGTTTCCGGGTAAGCCCATCCCGGCGCTGGACGAGGCCATCGACTTCTCGACGAATCTCCTCACTCCTACGACGCGCGTCGGCAATAATCTTCTCAGCCATCACCTCAGCCTCGCGCTGCGCCAGTTCGGCTTCGCGGCGGGCGCCCTCGCGGGCATCGCGGAGCGTTTCCTGAGCGTTGACCATCGCCTCGCGCATATTCTGCTCCATCCGCTGGTAGGACGAGAGTTCCGCGCGCAGCCGCTCAACCTCGCTCGACTGAAGACGCACCTGGTCAAGCAGTTTCTCAAATTCCCCGGCTACGCTCTCGAGGAAGGCATTCACCTCTTCCTGATCGTAGCCGCGCATCGCACGACCAAACTCGTGCTTCTTGATTTCTACCGGACTTAACACAATGCTCCTGAACTACACCGAGACCTCTTTAAGCCTGCGCGGACCGAAAAGCGCGGTTCCTATCCGCACCATTGTCGCACCGCAGGCTACAGCCAATACGAAGTCGTTCGACATGCCCATCGAAAGTTCGAGTTGCGGGTCGATACCGTCGCGCAAAATGAGCATCTCGTCATAGGCTCGCCGGATTCGGTCGTTGTCGTCGGTCAGCGGGCCAATAGTCATTAACCCACCTAATGTCAGATTGCCCGCTTTTTTGATTGACTCTATAAGTCGAGGCAGCCCATTTGGCGCGATTCCACCCTTGGTCTCTTCGCTGCTGATGTTGACCTCGGCAAAGACCAATAGCCTTCTTTCAATATCTCCCGCCAGCCGGTCCAACCTACTGACAAGCTCTACCGAATCGACCGATTGAATGACATCGAAACACTTCACCGCGCGCGCTGCCTTATTTGACTGCAGCCTGCCGATGAAATGCCATCTAATCACAGGAACCGAACTCAACACACCACTGCAATGCTCGATCGCGTGGCGGTGCGACTCGTGCTCCTGGATGCGGTTTTCGCCAAGATCGTAGAGCCCGGCACGGACAGCCTCGACGATCTGACCTACCGCGACGCCCTTGACTGCTCCAACAATACGAACGGATCCAGCCGCCCTACCCGACCTGACTTCCGCCTCAGCGATCCGTTGCCTGATTTCCCTAAAACGTGCGGAAACAGTCTCTTGTAACACCCTTTGCACCATTAACCTAAAGTAAAGTAATATAACCGCTTCACTCGCTCAAAGCAATTGCTTCCGTCGTCTTCGCATAACACTGGCAAGATTTGCCCCTTGCAACAGCGAATGCGCGAGATTATCTTGCAACCCAACATTAATCCAACCGGCAATAGATATGCTGCAAGCCCCGCAGGAAGCCCATAACAGACTGGAAGCCGCCTACATCTATCTGCTCAGCGGCTTCATAGCCAGTCTGGTCATTTCACAAGTGCTCGCGGCGAAGATTGTCTTGATGCGCCTGCCCCTGGCCGGAGACTTGATTTTCCCGGCCGGGGTTGTCGCCTACGCCGCGACCTTTCTATTCACCGACCTTATCGAGGAAGTCTGGGGTGTTGCTAAGGCTCAGAGAGCGGTTCTGGCTGGATTCATCGGGACGGTAACAGCGCTGATATTGATCCAACTGGCGATGCTCCTCCCCACGGCACCCTTCTGGGATAATGCCGAAGGATGGGCGAAAACGGTCGGCGCAACGACCCGTATCACCCTCGCGAGTTTGGTCGCCTATCTAATCAGTCAGACACACGACGTCTGGCTCTTTCAACTCCTCAAGCGGAAGACCGACGGACGCCATCTATGGCTGCGCAACAACGTTTCGACCATGGCTTCACAATTTATCGACACCACACTATTCGTCACCGTCGCTTTCCTCGGAACGGCTCCCATCCTCTCAATGATCGTCGGCTTGACGGTGGTCAAGTGGATCCTTGCTATATTCGACACCCCCTTCGTCTATCTGGGAGTAAGGTACCTGCGACGTATAGAGTTGCTATAGGCTAACCTATATCTGCATATGCTTAAGACGCAGACTGTTAAGAACCACTGAGACACTGCTGAAAGCCATCGCAGCCGCTGCAATCATCGGCGAGAGGAGCATCCCGGTGAGCGGATAGAGCGCACCCGCGGCGACAGGTATGGCGAGGATATTGTAGCCAAACGCCCAACCAAGATTCTGCCTGATGACCCGGACCGTGCGACAAGCAATCTTCAATGCCCGCGCTACTCCGGCAAGATCGTTCCCAAACAGCGTGACGTCCGCCGCCTCAACCGCGATATCGCTGCCCGAACCGATCGCAACGCCGACGTCCGCCGCCGCAAGCGCTGGAGCATCGTTGATACCGTCTCCCACCATTGCCACCAGCGATCTTTGACCCGCCCTTTCGGAGCCTCCCTTCAATCCATCAGCCTTGAGACGACGGATGATCTCCACTTTGCCCTCCGGGCGCAAACCGGAATAGACCTCCCCAACCCCTGTCTCGGCCGCAATCAACTCAGCAACTCTTTCATTGTCACCACTAGCCATGATCGACCGGACGCCTTCGCCGGAAAGCCCGGTTATGGTGGATCTTGCCGATGTGCGAACCGGATCGGCGACCATGATCCACCCCAGGAAGACTTTCGACGCAACCCCGGCAACCGATGCCTCATGCTCCCGCGATCTCTGTGCTGCCTCCTGATCTTGTGGACTAATGAAAATACCTTCTTCGTCCAGAAACTCAGGCGAACCAATCCGATAGACAGTCTCATCGATGGTGGCTCGAACCCCTCGACCAGCCACGGTTTCATATCCGTAGCCATTCAGCAGTCTTAAGTCTTTCGCGCGCGCTTCTCTTAGTATGGCACCGGCAAGCGGATGGTGAGTATGGACTTCGATCGAAGAGGCGATCTGCAATAGGTCGTCGCTAGATACGCCTTCGGCGGTATGGACTCCCACCACGCGAGGACGACCTTCGGTCAACGTTCCAGTTTTGTCGAATACAACGGTTCCGATCCGGGCGGCACGTTCAAGAGCCTCGCCGCCCTTAAACACTACACCTTTCCGGGCCGCCGCGCCGGTTCCCACCAGGATCGCAGTCGGAGTAGCCAGGCCCATAGCACAAGGACAGGCAATAATCAAGACCGATACAAATGCCGTCAGCGCGAGTGTCGGATCCGGCTTCGTCGGTAATACGATCCATAAAAACAGCGTGATCAGTGCAATCGCCAACACTGCCGGAACGAAAACACCTGCTACCCGGTCGGCAAGATCCTGTATCGGTGCCTTGCCGCCCTGGGCTTCCTCTACCAGGTGTGCAATGCGGGCAACTGCGGTATCACTTCCGACACCGGTCGCTTCAACCTTTAGCGAGCCTTCGAGTGCCAGTGTCCCGCCATAGACTAAATCTCCTTCAGCCTTCCCAACCGGCTTTGCTTCACCGGTCAACATCGACTCATCAATCGACGCTGACCCGCCTTGAACCCGTCCATCTACCGGAATTCGCTCGCCCGACCGCACCAGCACCAGGTCTCCGCCTTTCAATTCGGACGTTGGCACTTCAACGGCCTGACCATCCCGTTCAACCAAACCCACTACTGGAGTCATATTCAACAGCCCGCTGATGGCTTCGCCGGCGCGACTGCGCGCGCGCGCTTCGAGGGTCCTGCCGACCAGGACCAGCGCCACAATCATGGCCGCGGTTTCGTAATAGACCGGTGGATGTGAATGGCCGGTATGAGGCGCCCAATGCGGGAAGAGCGTCATCGCTGCGCTATAGAAAAACGCCGCTCCAGTGCCGAGCGCGATGAGAGTGTTCATGTCCGCCCGGCCATGGCGCAGAAGCAGTATTGCCCCCGTGAAGAACTCCCGCCCCGGCCCCGCCAGAATTAGCAATGTCAGCCCACCTTGAACAATGAGCCAACCCATTCCTGTCACTCCCGGCAGCATCGCCAACGCCATCACCGTCGATGCGCCAATGAGCGCCAGTGCCATTCGCCGCCACCGGACTTCTGCTTCAGCACGCTGCCGCGCTACCGGACCGGCCTCGTCGCCCGTTTCGATAGGCCGCGCTTCATAGCCGGTCTCATTGACAAAGTTTGCCAGTGTTGTGGCATCCGCTGCGCCTTCGAGGAGCAATACATCAGCGCGCTGCATCGCAAGGTTTACCGAAGCGCTCACGACTCCCGGCACCCGCATAAGTGCCGCTTCGACCGACCGCACACAGGAAGCGCACGACATCCTGCCTATCGCAAGTTGGTATGTCGTCGTTGCAACGCCATAACCGGCATCGCGAACCGACGAAATTAACGCTGGCAATCCGGGCTCCTGGTCGGCCAAATCGACGCTGGCGATCTCAAGAGCCAGGTTGACGCGCGCATCGGTTACGCCGTCAACTCGCTTGAGTGCAGATTCGACGGCGCCGGCACAGGAGGCACAGTGCATCCCGGTGATCTTTAGGGTGAGACCCATCGACAAGTGCTACGAGTCAGTCTTGGCAGTGAGGAAAAAATTGCCCGTCGAACCTCGAAGCGCTAAAGTTTCGAGGTCCGACGGGCGATAGTAATGGTAGAGGCAAAGGACGGCGGGCACAAGTAAGACCTTAAGTCTTGCCTGGTCGCAGCGATGGCACACTTTGTGCCTGACTGCTACAAGCAGA from the Calditrichota bacterium genome contains:
- a CDS encoding copper-translocating P-type ATPase, translating into MGLTLKITGMHCASCAGAVESALKRVDGVTDARVNLALEIASVDLADQEPGLPALISSVRDAGYGVATTTYQLAIGRMSCASCVRSVEAALMRVPGVVSASVNLAMQRADVLLLEGAADATTLANFVNETGYEARPIETGDEAGPVARQRAEAEVRWRRMALALIGASTVMALAMLPGVTGMGWLIVQGGLTLLILAGPGREFFTGAILLLRHGRADMNTLIALGTGAAFFYSAAMTLFPHWAPHTGHSHPPVYYETAAMIVALVLVGRTLEARARSRAGEAISGLLNMTPVVGLVERDGQAVEVPTSELKGGDLVLVRSGERIPVDGRVQGGSASIDESMLTGEAKPVGKAEGDLVYGGTLALEGSLKVEATGVGSDTAVARIAHLVEEAQGGKAPIQDLADRVAGVFVPAVLAIALITLFLWIVLPTKPDPTLALTAFVSVLIIACPCAMGLATPTAILVGTGAAARKGVVFKGGEALERAARIGTVVFDKTGTLTEGRPRVVGVHTAEGVSSDDLLQIASSIEVHTHHPLAGAILREARAKDLRLLNGYGYETVAGRGVRATIDETVYRIGSPEFLDEEGIFISPQDQEAAQRSREHEASVAGVASKVFLGWIMVADPVRTSARSTITGLSGEGVRSIMASGDNERVAELIAAETGVGEVYSGLRPEGKVEIIRRLKADGLKGGSERAGQRSLVAMVGDGINDAPALAAADVGVAIGSGSDIAVEAADVTLFGNDLAGVARALKIACRTVRVIRQNLGWAFGYNILAIPVAAGALYPLTGMLLSPMIAAAAMAFSSVSVVLNSLRLKHMQI
- a CDS encoding DivIVA domain-containing protein, with translation MLSPVEIKKHEFGRAMRGYDQEEVNAFLESVAGEFEKLLDQVRLQSSEVERLRAELSSYQRMEQNMREAMVNAQETLRDAREGARREAELAQREAEVMAEKIIADARRRSEEIRREVDGLVQRRDGLTRKLRALLRSELDLIDLMMEEDEKIDQANGESPVSTPIKASPLERAESQILHRTIKS
- a CDS encoding type II toxin-antitoxin system HicB family antitoxin, producing MKYAIDIYQDEDGVFIVECPAIPGCVSQGATESEAIENIRDAIRECLEVRREMGLQLDVSVRHVEVSV
- a CDS encoding type II toxin-antitoxin system HicA family toxin, yielding MMPEVPVLRPNEVVRCFQRLGWRVARQRGSHIIMTREGSSVTLSIPNHNTVARGTLRALIKKSGLSVEAFLETLS
- a CDS encoding purine-nucleoside phosphorylase, producing MSDTAIGDLYTRLERAVDYLRSSGFDGVPDAALIFGSGLGAMAARMEVEAEAAYADIPGFANTTLSFHKGRLLWGHIAGRRVVAMDGRLHRYEGWSMAQIAFPVQTMRMLGAGRLFLSNIAGGLNPNLRAGDIGLIVDHINLMGDNPLIGPNDERIGPRYPDMIEPYSISLISLTEQIGMEMGLRLPRCVYAAVTGPMFETRAEYRMLRTLGADLVGMSSVPEVIAAVHGGIEVLALSLVSDECFPECLTPLEVPVLLKRAEEGAEKIGELFRRLVSRI
- a CDS encoding queuosine precursor transporter, which codes for MLQAPQEAHNRLEAAYIYLLSGFIASLVISQVLAAKIVLMRLPLAGDLIFPAGVVAYAATFLFTDLIEEVWGVAKAQRAVLAGFIGTVTALILIQLAMLLPTAPFWDNAEGWAKTVGATTRITLASLVAYLISQTHDVWLFQLLKRKTDGRHLWLRNNVSTMASQFIDTTLFVTVAFLGTAPILSMIVGLTVVKWILAIFDTPFVYLGVRYLRRIELL
- a CDS encoding YggS family pyridoxal phosphate-dependent enzyme, whose product is MVQRVLQETVSARFREIRQRIAEAEVRSGRAAGSVRIVGAVKGVAVGQIVEAVRAGLYDLGENRIQEHESHRHAIEHCSGVLSSVPVIRWHFIGRLQSNKAARAVKCFDVIQSVDSVELVSRLDRLAGDIERRLLVFAEVNISSEETKGGIAPNGLPRLIESIKKAGNLTLGGLMTIGPLTDDNDRIRRAYDEMLILRDGIDPQLELSMGMSNDFVLAVACGATMVRIGTALFGPRRLKEVSV
- a CDS encoding type II toxin-antitoxin system HicA family toxin, which codes for MLNPISLRELIRRFRALGYTGPTPSGKHPYMEKGLHRVYIPNAHQGDIGVGLQKRILRRAGINVEE
- a CDS encoding site-specific DNA-methyltransferase, translated to MRTICRGISGDTFLSILPDLEAALARIDAPHEILPGGWVFNCDNRLVYEALPDNCIDLIITDPPYKDYQSNRPVAHEKVKKINVADFDLPFFIEQSSRVLKPGAHFYCWCDHLTFPGIVMEMNAQRGRWKMENGTKEPQHYLTYKNMLVWVKNNHGSGDLKGNYAPQHELVIFGVKGDRGRPLNGKRLSNIFDARKVPNHYFNHGTVKPVEILKKFIEASSNEGDVVMDPYAGTMGVGEAVNSGRKFVMVEREKGHWEARNIRLSNKEEKFTC
- a CDS encoding type II toxin-antitoxin system HicB family antitoxin; the encoded protein is MLNDYIKAALRRARYELLDDDDSVYAEVPELPGVWANAPTWEECRDQLAEVVEGWVLLGIKRGAEIPVLDSVDLNLIGVAEDVESY